The Phycisphaeraceae bacterium genome includes a window with the following:
- a CDS encoding cold shock domain-containing protein — translation MSIRGRVKWFDPKKGFGFIVGPSEEDVFVHYSHIHSDGFKSLKDGEAVDYELIESDKGFQAREVQRVGNLEHATG, via the coding sequence ATGTCGATCCGTGGACGCGTGAAGTGGTTTGACCCGAAGAAGGGCTTTGGCTTTATCGTGGGTCCGAGTGAGGAAGACGTTTTTGTTCACTACTCGCACATTCACAGTGACGGTTTTAAGTCGCTCAAGGACGGCGAGGCGGTTGATTACGAGTTGATCGAGTCTGACAAGGGGTTCCAGGCTCGGGAAGTACAACGAGTCGGGAATCTAGAACACGCGACCGGCTGA
- a CDS encoding ATP-binding protein — translation MITGLILGFVVGVCVAAAVLVPWSRGRVRASRLREQKAVRDERLAELTMLTSGLAHEIKNPLSTLGLNIQLIDEELAEVDRLLEPESPSEQSIRRVRRRFAGLGRETRRLREILEDFLRFAGRVKLERQPVDVNVMVEELTDFYEPQATEAGVRLRTQLDAGVGEIMADSRLLKQALLNLMINAVQAMTEAREREQAHGGANELLLRTERVSQGLRDQVRIEVTDTGPGMDDEVRSRVFQPYFSTKRQGTGLGLPTSRRLIEEHGGQLAMHSESGRGTSFLITLPVGGG, via the coding sequence GTGATAACGGGTCTGATCCTTGGTTTTGTGGTTGGCGTGTGCGTAGCCGCGGCGGTTCTGGTGCCGTGGTCGCGGGGTCGGGTGCGTGCGAGCCGGTTGCGAGAGCAGAAGGCGGTGCGGGATGAGCGGCTGGCTGAGTTGACCATGCTGACGAGCGGGTTAGCGCACGAGATCAAGAACCCGCTGTCGACGCTGGGGCTGAATATTCAGTTGATTGATGAGGAGCTGGCGGAAGTGGACCGGCTGCTGGAGCCGGAGAGCCCGAGCGAGCAGAGTATCCGGCGGGTGCGTCGGCGGTTCGCGGGGTTGGGGCGTGAGACGCGGCGGCTGCGAGAGATTCTGGAGGATTTTCTGAGATTTGCGGGTCGCGTGAAGCTGGAGCGGCAGCCGGTTGATGTGAACGTGATGGTGGAGGAGTTGACTGATTTTTATGAGCCTCAGGCGACGGAGGCTGGGGTTCGGCTGCGGACTCAGCTTGATGCGGGTGTGGGTGAGATCATGGCGGACTCGCGGCTGCTGAAGCAGGCGCTGCTGAATCTGATGATCAATGCGGTGCAGGCGATGACCGAGGCTCGGGAGCGTGAGCAGGCCCATGGCGGGGCGAATGAGTTGCTGCTGCGGACGGAGCGGGTGAGTCAGGGGTTGCGTGACCAGGTGCGGATCGAGGTGACGGACACGGGGCCGGGGATGGATGATGAGGTCCGGTCGCGGGTGTTTCAGCCGTACTTTTCGACGAAGCGTCAGGGTACGGGTCTGGGGCTGCCGACATCGCGGCGGCTGATCGAGGAGCATGGGGGTCAGCTTGCGATGCACTCGGAGAGCGGACGGGGGACGTCGTTTCTGATCACGCTGCCGGTGGGTGGGGGGTGA
- a CDS encoding HEAT repeat domain-containing protein yields the protein MGRPSQGQIFERLSRELASRADGVLLAAIDHARADEVRGLVEVALEHPSKRLVLGLIRRSSRLHSRQMGRLAAYLEGHGNLLRDAAGARDAGLRAGCLSVLEHLDDPRDLDLLRSTLADERAGLRARSERLMVRWVRRVFADDESSALTATTAETVGELFRRLADGPSEALAWGLAVAGPTLGRRVEGVLEAAPRRHVASLERVLSEADDVLVADRLTWWTGVEALAERAARGLAGVPVRDQPQLVRYPETACLASVQRSVLGTTSVQKLTRQLGTAVVSGVAAERSRTAEERVAVLADLVGDGSVSVRSVALRQLTTLANETAEAARVIERYLGDASEDLARAAMAWLIGAGSGRDVLTRALRSPHASVRSMAAARVAPGVFEGLCASWPRLDAEQRRDAGQKLMRLDERLIERLDGLLRRPDRALRLRALAMVRELGLAAALEPRVAELASSSDERLASAAVTVLGVSRTETSALSIEQALGHADGRVRANAVEALPAPASETELRRLVTLTNERHNRVRANAIASLIDHARLDQALSRLRLMLEDAREAHRASAIWVAQSRVVEPVTPRLVEMAAGDPSVRVRERAQRAATEVIVRIEREAMNTSKLLASRKATLAKGAA from the coding sequence ATGGGGCGACCCAGCCAGGGCCAGATTTTTGAGCGGCTGTCTCGTGAACTTGCTTCACGAGCGGATGGCGTGCTGCTGGCGGCGATTGATCATGCCCGGGCGGACGAGGTGCGTGGGCTGGTGGAGGTGGCGTTAGAGCATCCATCGAAGCGGTTGGTGTTGGGGTTGATCCGGCGGTCGTCGAGGCTTCATTCTCGGCAGATGGGGCGGCTGGCGGCGTATCTGGAGGGTCACGGGAATCTGCTGCGGGATGCTGCGGGGGCGCGGGATGCGGGTCTTAGAGCGGGGTGCTTGTCGGTGCTGGAGCATCTTGATGACCCTCGGGACTTGGATTTGCTGCGGTCGACGCTGGCGGATGAGCGGGCCGGGCTGCGGGCGCGGAGCGAGCGGTTGATGGTGCGGTGGGTGCGGCGGGTATTTGCGGATGATGAATCGAGTGCGTTGACGGCGACGACGGCGGAGACGGTGGGTGAGTTGTTTCGGCGGTTGGCGGATGGGCCGAGTGAGGCGTTGGCGTGGGGTCTGGCGGTGGCGGGGCCTACGCTGGGTCGTCGGGTTGAGGGCGTTCTGGAGGCGGCTCCGAGACGGCATGTGGCGTCGTTGGAGCGGGTGCTGAGTGAGGCGGATGATGTTCTGGTGGCGGATCGGCTGACGTGGTGGACGGGTGTGGAGGCGTTGGCGGAGCGTGCGGCGCGTGGTCTGGCGGGGGTACCGGTTCGGGATCAGCCGCAGCTGGTGCGTTATCCGGAGACGGCTTGTCTGGCTTCGGTGCAGCGGTCGGTGCTGGGGACGACCTCGGTGCAGAAACTCACGCGGCAGTTGGGGACGGCGGTGGTGTCGGGCGTTGCGGCGGAGCGATCGCGAACGGCCGAGGAGCGGGTGGCGGTGCTGGCTGATCTGGTGGGGGATGGTTCGGTGTCGGTGCGGAGCGTGGCGCTGCGGCAGTTGACGACGCTGGCGAATGAGACAGCGGAGGCGGCGCGGGTGATTGAGCGTTATCTGGGGGATGCGTCGGAGGACCTGGCGCGGGCGGCGATGGCGTGGCTGATTGGTGCGGGGAGTGGTCGGGATGTGCTGACGCGGGCGCTGCGGAGTCCTCATGCTTCGGTGCGGTCGATGGCGGCGGCACGGGTGGCCCCTGGTGTTTTTGAGGGGCTTTGTGCATCGTGGCCAAGGCTTGATGCGGAGCAGCGGCGGGATGCGGGTCAGAAGTTGATGCGGCTGGATGAGCGGCTGATTGAGCGGCTCGATGGTTTGCTGCGGCGGCCGGATCGGGCGCTGCGGTTGCGGGCGTTGGCGATGGTGCGGGAGCTGGGTCTGGCGGCGGCGCTGGAGCCGCGGGTGGCGGAGCTGGCGTCGTCATCTGACGAACGGCTGGCTTCGGCTGCGGTCACGGTGCTGGGTGTGAGTCGGACGGAGACGAGTGCGTTGTCGATCGAGCAGGCGCTTGGTCATGCGGATGGTCGGGTGCGGGCGAACGCGGTGGAGGCATTGCCTGCGCCGGCGAGTGAGACGGAGCTGCGGAGGCTGGTGACGCTGACGAACGAGCGTCATAACCGGGTGCGGGCGAATGCGATTGCGAGTCTGATTGATCATGCGCGGCTTGATCAGGCGCTGAGTCGGTTGCGTTTGATGCTGGAGGATGCGAGGGAGGCTCATCGGGCGTCGGCGATCTGGGTGGCGCAGTCTCGGGTGGTGGAGCCGGTTACGCCACGGCTGGTGGAGATGGCGGCGGGTGATCCTTCGGTGCGGGTGCGGGAGCGGGCCCAGCGGGCGGCAACGGAGGTGATTGTGCGTATTGAGCGCGAGGCGATGAATACGAGCAAGCTGCTGGCCTCGCGTAAGGCGACGCTAGCGAAGGGAGCTGCGTGA
- a CDS encoding class IV adenylate cyclase, which produces MPLEIEAKMKAVDLGALREQLRAIGAERLGESLETNTYFDTDDHTLKAHDRGLRVRISRSCETQEKVVYITHKGPRSHGGLKRRSEAEVVVASADEAAALLVELGYEPRLTFEKKRERWRIGETDVMIDTLPLLGDWIEIEGPSEAEVVAVRDQLGLEESPLVKASYVAMLQSYAGEQGLPTDMFRFEQVESASM; this is translated from the coding sequence ATGCCCCTTGAGATCGAAGCGAAGATGAAGGCGGTTGATTTGGGCGCGTTGCGCGAGCAGCTCAGGGCGATAGGTGCTGAGCGGTTGGGAGAGAGTTTGGAGACGAATACTTATTTTGATACGGACGACCACACGCTAAAGGCTCACGATCGTGGGCTGCGGGTGCGGATCAGCCGGTCGTGTGAGACCCAGGAGAAGGTGGTCTACATCACGCATAAGGGTCCGCGGTCGCATGGGGGTCTCAAGCGGCGGAGTGAGGCGGAGGTGGTGGTGGCGTCGGCGGATGAGGCGGCGGCGTTGCTGGTGGAGCTGGGGTATGAGCCGAGATTGACGTTTGAGAAGAAGCGGGAGCGATGGCGGATTGGCGAGACGGATGTGATGATCGATACGTTGCCGTTGCTGGGGGACTGGATCGAGATCGAGGGTCCGAGTGAGGCGGAGGTGGTGGCGGTGCGTGATCAGCTGGGGTTGGAGGAGAGCCCGCTGGTGAAGGCGAGTTATGTAGCGATGCTGCAGTCGTATGCGGGTGAGCAAGGGTTGCCGACGGACATGTTCCGGTTTGAGCAGGTTGAGTCGGCAAGCATGTGA
- a CDS encoding acyl carrier protein: MAMSRDEVYEKVQVVLEDALGVDPDEVTPEATIGPDLGAESIDFLDIAFRLEKEFEIKIEQEQMMPMNLLNDPKYVQDGKVTDAGMAELKSRMPHADLGEFEESRLVEDFPKVFTVDAVVKFVQSRLAGA, from the coding sequence ATGGCGATGAGCAGGGACGAGGTATACGAGAAGGTTCAGGTGGTGCTGGAGGATGCGTTGGGTGTTGATCCGGATGAGGTGACACCTGAGGCAACGATCGGCCCGGACCTTGGTGCGGAGTCGATTGATTTTCTGGACATCGCGTTTCGTTTGGAGAAGGAGTTTGAGATCAAGATCGAGCAGGAGCAGATGATGCCGATGAACCTGCTGAACGATCCGAAGTATGTGCAGGATGGGAAGGTGACGGACGCGGGGATGGCGGAGCTGAAATCGCGGATGCCGCACGCTGACCTGGGTGAGTTTGAGGAGAGTCGTTTGGTGGAGGATTTTCCGAAGGTGTTTACGGTTGATGCGGTGGTGAAGTTCGTGCAGAGCCGACTGGCTGGGGCGTAA
- a CDS encoding WYL domain-containing protein: protein MATVRLSRLIRLITLVQSGQAKSPDHLADELGVSRRTVFRDLDLLKQAGVPCYFDDEGSGYRVAERYFLPPVNLTIQETLGLLMLGKTAESSRDQPLGVPAVSAIRKLISAVPEPMRSACVDVMDHVSIRPSARVPGDLETRYHQVLQACIDEGRACSIDYRAARANQDEPIVLHPYALHFAARAWYVFGYAEAYEEVRVFKLVRLGGIEPLERRFTAPKRFRVTDKIGKAWLLIPEGKVYRIELEFSPRVARNVMEVSWHSSQKQRMLGDGRARLKFEVDGLGEIAWWVCGYADQVRVLRPKKLADRVRDMHRAAAGAYDS from the coding sequence TTGGCGACTGTTCGACTAAGCCGGCTGATACGGTTGATCACGCTGGTCCAGTCGGGCCAGGCGAAGAGCCCTGATCATCTGGCGGATGAGTTGGGGGTGAGTCGGCGAACGGTTTTTCGTGATCTTGATTTGCTCAAGCAGGCAGGGGTGCCGTGTTATTTTGATGATGAGGGGTCGGGGTATCGGGTGGCGGAGCGGTATTTTTTGCCGCCTGTGAATCTGACGATTCAGGAGACGCTGGGTTTGTTGATGCTGGGGAAGACGGCGGAGTCGAGTCGTGATCAGCCGCTGGGCGTACCGGCGGTGTCGGCGATTCGGAAGCTGATCAGTGCGGTGCCGGAGCCGATGCGGAGTGCCTGTGTGGATGTGATGGATCATGTGTCGATCCGTCCCTCGGCACGGGTGCCGGGCGACCTGGAGACGCGTTATCACCAGGTGTTGCAGGCTTGCATTGATGAGGGTCGGGCTTGTTCGATTGATTACCGGGCTGCGCGAGCGAATCAAGACGAGCCGATTGTGCTGCATCCTTATGCGCTGCATTTTGCGGCGCGGGCGTGGTATGTGTTTGGTTATGCGGAGGCGTATGAGGAGGTGCGGGTGTTCAAGCTGGTTCGGCTGGGCGGGATTGAGCCGTTGGAGCGTCGGTTTACCGCGCCAAAGCGGTTTCGGGTAACGGACAAGATTGGCAAGGCGTGGCTGCTAATCCCGGAGGGGAAGGTGTATCGGATCGAGTTGGAGTTTTCACCGCGGGTGGCGCGGAATGTGATGGAGGTGTCGTGGCACTCGAGCCAGAAACAGCGGATGCTGGGTGACGGGCGGGCGCGGCTGAAGTTCGAGGTGGATGGGCTGGGCGAGATCGCGTGGTGGGTCTGCGGGTACGCGGATCAGGTACGGGTGCTGCGGCCGAAGAAGCTGGCGGATCGGGTGAGGGATATGCACCGGGCGGCGGCGGGGGCTTATGACTCGTGA
- a CDS encoding NAD(P)H-hydrate dehydratase, translating into MSVPLPPRPQDAHKGTFGTVLVVGGAIGMIGAPALVARAAFRTGVGLVKIAAPAEVLHPIIALEPSATGFILPEDPKEALAAIDRADPEKKAILAIGPGLGITRTTQSIVEHLLADQPRAVVLDADGINALASLLRQRCLIPGSTPPRLVLTPHPGEFGRLASALGIDASPTDPVQRPHAAQALAEALSATVVLKGHKTQIAATCNRAAENNTGSAALATGGTGDVLTGTIASLLAQGMDPFNASRLAVHLHGRAADLWSQHHTDRGLLARELADHLTQAIADHHHES; encoded by the coding sequence ATGAGTGTCCCACTACCCCCAAGACCTCAAGACGCTCATAAAGGAACCTTCGGCACCGTCCTCGTCGTAGGCGGGGCCATCGGCATGATCGGCGCCCCAGCCCTCGTCGCCCGCGCCGCCTTCCGCACCGGCGTTGGACTCGTCAAAATCGCCGCCCCCGCCGAAGTTCTCCATCCCATCATCGCCCTCGAACCCAGCGCCACCGGCTTCATCCTCCCCGAAGACCCCAAAGAAGCACTCGCCGCCATCGACCGCGCCGACCCCGAGAAGAAAGCCATCCTCGCCATCGGCCCCGGCCTCGGCATCACCCGCACCACCCAGTCCATCGTTGAACACCTCCTCGCCGATCAGCCCCGCGCCGTCGTCCTCGACGCCGACGGCATCAACGCTCTCGCTTCCCTCCTCCGCCAACGCTGCCTCATCCCCGGCTCAACACCACCCCGACTCGTCCTCACACCCCACCCAGGCGAGTTCGGCCGACTCGCCAGCGCCCTCGGCATCGACGCCTCGCCCACCGATCCCGTCCAACGACCCCACGCAGCTCAGGCCCTCGCCGAAGCCCTCTCCGCCACCGTCGTACTCAAAGGCCACAAAACCCAGATCGCCGCCACGTGCAATCGCGCCGCAGAAAACAACACCGGCTCCGCCGCCCTCGCCACCGGCGGAACAGGCGATGTCCTCACCGGCACCATCGCCTCACTCCTCGCCCAGGGCATGGACCCCTTCAACGCCTCCCGCCTCGCCGTCCATCTCCACGGCCGCGCCGCCGACCTCTGGTCACAACACCACACCGACCGCGGACTCCTCGCCCGCGAACTCGCCGATCACCTCACCCAGGCCATCGCCGACCATCATCACGAGTCATAA
- the larB gene encoding nickel pincer cofactor biosynthesis protein LarB: MSDTRGPIDDIINGLSDGKLTREQAREQLMSLQARPLGFATIDLDRPRRCGAAEVIFAEGKTAQHLVAIAQTLREQGSCVLATRCNRDHLQLVRSAFEKGHPLEIDELARTVMIGDAPTADARSPIAIVTAGTSDLAVAREAEVTCRALGQPTQLIADVGVAGLHRLLARLEEIRSADVVITVAGMEAALPSVVAGLIDAPIIAVPTSVGYGANFQGVTALLSCLNACASGIATVNIDNGFGAAYIAARINALASGPKAKAEEQ, from the coding sequence ATGAGTGACACCCGTGGGCCAATCGACGACATCATCAACGGACTCAGCGACGGCAAACTCACGCGCGAACAGGCCCGCGAGCAACTCATGTCACTCCAGGCGCGACCCCTCGGCTTCGCCACCATCGACCTCGACCGACCCCGACGCTGTGGCGCCGCCGAAGTCATCTTCGCAGAAGGAAAAACCGCACAGCATCTCGTCGCCATCGCACAAACCCTCCGCGAGCAGGGCTCATGCGTCCTCGCCACGCGCTGCAACCGCGACCATCTACAACTCGTCCGCTCCGCCTTCGAAAAAGGCCATCCCCTCGAAATCGACGAACTCGCACGCACTGTCATGATCGGCGACGCACCCACCGCTGACGCCAGGTCCCCCATCGCCATCGTCACCGCAGGAACCTCCGACCTCGCCGTCGCCCGCGAAGCGGAAGTCACCTGCCGCGCCCTCGGACAACCCACCCAACTCATCGCCGACGTAGGCGTGGCCGGACTCCACCGACTCCTCGCTCGTCTCGAAGAGATCCGCTCCGCCGATGTCGTCATCACCGTCGCCGGCATGGAAGCAGCACTCCCCTCCGTCGTCGCCGGCCTCATCGACGCCCCCATCATCGCCGTCCCAACCTCCGTCGGCTACGGAGCCAACTTCCAGGGCGTCACTGCTCTACTGAGCTGCCTCAACGCCTGCGCCTCCGGCATCGCCACCGTCAACATCGACAACGGCTTTGGAGCCGCCTACATCGCCGCCCGAATCAACGCCCTCGCCTCTGGCCCCAAGGCCAAAGCAGAAGAACAATGA
- a CDS encoding glycosyltransferase family 2 protein, with protein sequence MPRTLVAIPVYNEQKYVTPVLSRVSDYADDILVIDDGSSDETPTLLAKQPVDVIRHRTNLGYGRSIRDAFRWAQSYQYDWLITMDCDEQHEPSSLPDFYKAIEENDADVLSGSRYLDTARCGDPPPADRRQINAEVTRWVSDCLGLTITDAFCGFKAYRVSSLTNFDLNVDGYAIPLQFWVQAAATKTRVREVPIRLIYNDPNRSFGGPLDIAATRLEHYREVFQDEIAKHPSLSEQKISPCMAG encoded by the coding sequence ATGCCACGGACCCTCGTCGCCATTCCCGTCTACAACGAACAGAAATACGTCACCCCCGTCCTCAGCCGCGTCAGCGACTACGCCGACGACATCCTCGTCATCGACGACGGTTCTTCCGACGAAACCCCCACCCTCCTCGCTAAACAACCCGTCGACGTCATCCGCCACCGCACCAACCTCGGCTACGGCCGCTCCATCCGCGACGCCTTCCGCTGGGCCCAGAGCTACCAGTACGACTGGCTCATCACCATGGACTGCGACGAGCAGCACGAGCCCTCCAGCCTCCCCGACTTCTACAAAGCCATCGAAGAAAACGACGCCGATGTCCTCTCCGGCAGCCGCTATCTCGACACCGCCCGCTGCGGCGATCCGCCGCCTGCCGACCGCCGCCAGATCAACGCCGAAGTCACCCGCTGGGTCAGCGACTGCCTCGGACTCACCATCACCGACGCCTTCTGCGGCTTCAAGGCCTATCGCGTCTCGTCTCTGACCAACTTCGACCTCAACGTCGATGGCTATGCCATCCCCCTCCAGTTCTGGGTTCAGGCCGCCGCCACCAAAACCAGAGTCCGCGAAGTCCCCATCCGACTCATCTACAACGACCCTAACCGCAGCTTTGGCGGGCCCCTCGATATCGCCGCCACACGCCTCGAACACTACCGCGAGGTCTTCCAGGACGAAATCGCCAAACACCCCTCTCTCTCCGAACAGAAGATCAGCCCCTGTATGGCTGGCTGA
- the rsmA gene encoding 16S rRNA (adenine(1518)-N(6)/adenine(1519)-N(6))-dimethyltransferase RsmA produces the protein MTNTQRPSIRHQLSAAGLFPKKALGQNFLVDPNHLRRIVDAANLEPSDTVLEIGPGTGVLTAELINTGARVIAVEIDRDMEQLLRERFGDDSDRFQLILADALDGKHGLNQQLTTALADHPFKMVANLPYQAASPLLINFAAQMPAMTHAVALIQKEVADRILAGPGSKTYGILGILLQVSFKADLIGKVPPGCFYPPPKVDSAVIRLTRSQHPELPLEHLETFAAFLHEVFGHRRKQLGSLLGRDRPWPQGISPTDRPEQVDINGLIALSKIGLDPSTQPD, from the coding sequence GTGACCAACACCCAGCGCCCCAGCATCCGACATCAGCTCTCAGCCGCTGGCCTCTTCCCCAAAAAAGCCCTGGGCCAGAACTTCCTCGTCGATCCCAACCACCTCCGCCGTATCGTCGATGCCGCCAACCTCGAGCCTTCCGACACCGTCCTCGAAATCGGCCCCGGCACCGGCGTCCTCACCGCAGAACTCATCAACACCGGCGCACGGGTCATCGCCGTCGAGATCGACCGCGACATGGAGCAACTCCTCCGCGAACGCTTCGGCGACGATAGCGACCGCTTCCAACTCATCCTCGCCGACGCCCTCGACGGCAAGCACGGCCTCAATCAGCAACTCACCACAGCCCTCGCCGACCACCCCTTCAAGATGGTCGCCAACCTCCCTTACCAGGCCGCCTCACCTCTCCTGATCAACTTCGCCGCCCAGATGCCCGCTATGACCCACGCCGTCGCCCTCATCCAGAAAGAGGTCGCCGACCGTATCCTCGCCGGACCCGGCTCCAAAACCTACGGTATCCTCGGCATCCTCCTCCAGGTCAGTTTCAAAGCAGACCTCATCGGCAAAGTCCCCCCCGGCTGCTTCTACCCACCCCCCAAAGTCGATTCCGCCGTCATCCGACTCACCCGATCCCAGCACCCCGAACTCCCCCTCGAACACCTCGAAACCTTCGCCGCTTTCCTCCACGAAGTCTTCGGCCACCGCCGCAAGCAACTCGGCTCCCTCCTCGGCCGCGATCGCCCCTGGCCCCAGGGCATCAGCCCCACCGATCGCCCTGAACAGGTCGATATCAACGGCCTCATCGCCCTCTCTAAAATCGGGCTGGACCCCTCGACCCAGCCTGACTAG
- a CDS encoding SGNH/GDSL hydrolase family protein produces MAALTANDRVLFQGDSITDAGRDRTVTDPNTPEGLGLGYARLCAARLLADYPGISVLNRGIGGDRMSHLEARWKTDCLDLQPTVLSVLIGVNDTWHGLSPDNPESPTSYDAFEDTYRALLDQARHHLPDLRLILAEPFVLPCGAGQQLPMRSNLDPRREIVHRLVAEFDAVPVSYQTIFDDALEIAPAQYWAEDGVHPTLAGHRKMADAWLAAANAL; encoded by the coding sequence ATGGCCGCACTCACCGCCAACGACCGGGTTCTCTTCCAAGGCGATTCCATCACCGACGCCGGCCGGGATCGAACCGTCACCGACCCCAACACCCCCGAAGGCCTCGGTCTCGGCTACGCCCGCCTCTGCGCCGCCCGACTACTAGCCGATTACCCCGGCATCAGCGTCCTCAACCGCGGCATCGGCGGGGACCGAATGAGCCACCTCGAAGCACGCTGGAAAACCGACTGCCTCGACCTCCAGCCCACCGTCCTCTCCGTCCTCATAGGCGTCAACGACACCTGGCACGGACTCTCACCCGACAACCCCGAATCACCCACCTCCTACGACGCCTTCGAAGACACCTACCGCGCCCTCCTCGACCAGGCACGACACCACCTTCCCGACCTGCGCCTCATCCTCGCCGAACCCTTCGTCCTCCCCTGCGGGGCCGGCCAACAACTCCCCATGCGCAGCAACCTCGACCCTCGCCGCGAGATCGTCCACCGCCTCGTCGCCGAGTTCGACGCCGTCCCCGTCAGCTACCAGACCATTTTCGACGACGCCCTCGAAATCGCCCCGGCCCAGTATTGGGCCGAAGACGGCGTCCACCCCACCCTCGCTGGCCACCGCAAGATGGCCGACGCCTGGCTCGCCGCCGCGAACGCCCTGTGA